Within the Cloacibacillus sp. genome, the region TGAGCGGCAGTTAAAAGCGGTCGAGGAGGAGCTGGTCAAGGCGGAGGAAAAACACCGCCTGAGCCGCATCGTCTCTCCTATCAACGGTACGGTACAGCAGCTTTCCGTGCATACGGAGGGGGCGGTGGTGCAGCCTGCGCAGGCCTTGATGCTCATAGTTCCCGATAACGCGGGTGTGGAATTTGAGGTGTGGCTTGAAAATAAAGATATAGGTTTCGTATTCACAGGGCAAGCAGCGGAGGTGAAAGTCGACACTTTTGGATTTCAACGCTACGGTACGCTTGAGGCCACAGTAAAAACTGTTGCCAACGACGCAAAAGACGATGAGAAAAGAGGATTGATCTATCAGGTTTATCTGATCAGCTCGCGTGATTCGTATCTAATCGACGGCCGCGAAGCGCCACTATTACCCGGTATGTCGGTTACTGGCGAAATAAAAATTAAGCAAAAACGTATTATCGAATATTTCCTTGATACCTTCCGCCGATACACAAATGAGGGGCTGAGAGAAAGATGACAGGCTTTTACATTAACGGTGCAATTCGAAGGCCTCGCTCTCTTGTATGCTTGTTGATTTTCGCTTTGCAGTGTGTTCCGGCCTTCGCGGACAAGGCTGCGGAAACGTTTGCATACGCAGAACTGCCTTGGCTTTTGGAGTTGGCGGCACAGAAAAACGCGACAATGTCCGTTGTCTCCGAAAGGATCAATCAGGCAAAAGCAGACCTGAATAAGGCATATGCGGAATTCAGTCCCGAACTTGCCGTGGGCGGCACCGCAAGAGCAAACGACGAGATCAGATACGGCAGGGATAAAGAGGAAACAAACGCATTACTAAACATTTCCCAGACATTATACGCTGGCGGTTCTTTGGTTGCGAATAGGCTTGCGGCACAAATGGTTCTTGCGGCACAAATCGCTGAAGGCTCCCGCGGATACCAGGAAGTCCTTCACGACGTTAGGAGGGCTTACTTTGACTGCCTTCGATCAATGGCGCAGTTACAAGTAGCGAAGGAGGCACTTCATCTCTCTGAAGAACATCTGCGGCAGGCAGAATCATTGTTCAAAGGCGGGATGGCTTCTCGCGGTGATGTATTGAGAGTAAAGGTATCCGTAAACCAGAGCAAGCTTGATATTGTCACGGGACAGAGCAATCTGGAAGTCGCTTGGACAACGCT harbors:
- a CDS encoding TolC family protein, yielding MTGFYINGAIRRPRSLVCLLIFALQCVPAFADKAAETFAYAELPWLLELAAQKNATMSVVSERINQAKADLNKAYAEFSPELAVGGTARANDEIRYGRDKEETNALLNISQTLYAGGSLVANRLAAQMVLAAQIAEGSRGYQEVLHDVRRAYFDCLRSMAQLQVAKEALHLSEEHLRQAESLFKGGMASRGDVLRVKVSVNQSKLDIVTGQSNLEVAWTTLEHAVGTAVDKEKVLKAISQEEIDDLSPPHYAVAANTTELALTQRAEMRVYGFYSKRAKYLVRAARGQKAPRISLSGRLNSDEDANSLANGEWYVQLDLQWMIFDGGKIDAEINKAK